Below is a window of Sulfolobales archaeon DNA.
GAGAGTTGAAATTAGAGACGCGTTTCAAATCAATATAGCTAGGATCTCATCACTATTTAAGCCGTGATAACGCTTTACTATCACTAGGTATTCTTCTCCTCCCTATATGGGCTTCTAAGAATCCTAACAATTTCCTGAGCCTTCCACTCAGAGATACCCTCGACCCTGCTTAGTTCTGAGGGACTTGCGCTGAAAACAGCCAAAACGCTCCCGAATTTTCTAAGCAGCCTTCTAGCTAGCTTTGGGCCTATATATGGCAAGCTCTGAACTATATATAACTGCCACTCCTCAATACTCTCTAGCTTCGGCTTTTTATGTGCTACAGGATATCTATAAAGGCTACTCTGGCTCTTCTGGGCTAGTGTGTGTATAAAATAGGCGGCTTCCTCATCATCTGAGGAATATACAATGCTAACACCATCTTCTCCTACAAGCCTCGCCAATGATCCATACACCGATTGCCATCTATCAGTATAGAGTCTGATCTCGGAGGGCGAGCCCTGAACTAATATAATGGCTCTCTCATAAACCTCTAAAAGCCTTCTCACCTGATCGAATAGACGACCATCAAATATGCTCCTAACAAGATCGTGGATGTTTTTCCTCTCCACAGCGATTGTATCTGCTACCACATAGTCTCCAACATCTAGCATCTTATATACAATATAATCTCCTAATCTACTCAGTATCTGGGGTATCCCTGACATCCTTTCCCTCTCATCAACAATTATCTTTGGCATTGTCCCCATGTAATATTATAGAATATTACTAGGCTATATTAGGCATCCTGACTTTTATAAATGGAAGAAGCTATCTATGGGAATATCTATTGATACTTCTAGCTATATTGAGGGCCTCTGACATTAATTAATAGATCGATCTAGCTGAGATATAGCTTAGGCCCAGAATTTTATATAGATCAATTTTTATATTCTTGTAATAGAATTTTCCGTCTTTATCAATAATTAAGCAGAGATATTAATTACTGATGATATTAAGCTAACGAGAAATATTTTCACTAACCTCTGAGGGTTTTTAAATATGAAGTATTTTTATGGAGATGAACATGGGTATCGGGAAAAGGTATATAAAGGGTTTGAGCGAGCTGGTAGTGA
It encodes the following:
- a CDS encoding ERCC4 domain-containing protein, with amino-acid sequence MPKIIVDERERMSGIPQILSRLGDYIVYKMLDVGDYVVADTIAVERKNIHDLVRSIFDGRLFDQVRRLLEVYERAIILVQGSPSEIRLYTDRWQSVYGSLARLVGEDGVSIVYSSDDEEAAYFIHTLAQKSQSSLYRYPVAHKKPKLESIEEWQLYIVQSLPYIGPKLARRLLRKFGSVLAVFSASPSELSRVEGISEWKAQEIVRILRSPYREEKNT